The Rhinoraja longicauda isolate Sanriku21f chromosome 15, sRhiLon1.1, whole genome shotgun sequence genome includes a region encoding these proteins:
- the amer1 gene encoding APC membrane recruitment protein 1, with the protein MDTVAMETGSSAETAGTKALSPGHGEVARGIQTRGAAVLTPYDCADATDTEQSSGKLRKTAFKLFGGRKGICTLPSFFTVKNKGQVKGFSKKGVAKSKTLNGISEVALDVNQKEGLATAWSGCNDSSSWSSVASRTLRGSKSEHCALDNHVHCDFRKSESLESENPECFAPKRSADKPLAERRSKRGLRGLFNSIRRHRKNKAVDSAKGDPQGSNHAAAAGVLQHSEQTTAHRGVGVEYKKGLVELNLKPSCKMNCTGTGDSADKAETPNSTRPSSESCAFKVDKPSRNKRSEFETSGTEVRKINVGESKALNRKPGGAISNLNSSFGSMPDIVKPTCIDRDPPSVHSFDQASLIFGDVTSLKSFDSLTGCGDIIADHDDDSIAESTVSGERSRTAGKRSSCLVTYQGGGEEMATPDEVEDEYLKVLWEKATGTGAVFDSSQNIAEDGGECLRSPSDAEHSALHINLSDPCLLRGITDSAINSSELVTPQSDHQESAPNSDEGYYDSTTPGHDEEGGDSISESKNNRLPRDSYSGDALYELFEQNDSLINSPPSDEHSLETKPPSLGASLTSILSFSLPVDTNVPCIPSKQSIVIPSDQEKFNFIQEDEIKVAHLQQQLTCWESNEKMMFVKDPSIREMETFSGDLLETGFSKMGTDAVGFIAKNQQTAVNTEPIISSNVTKNGKMKVEYLSEAADGRNWAKLQRVCPKENDNKYLICKRNMCENYSISKLHNISGAGSTQEYSNENCGKWGQEVKNCEDQNMKKIVQNNGMVDGLSESSSDYRGMGMAEENFEQAINYSQALVEFTANRKLYPNLSESLENSDSGSPLTEDIHALPAMVTFDVVDVENEEECDQQSEMVTDEEISASYEAFDNSYLEKDPYHHCDDRMFQSCAQNSSLGICWGAASLPRHGSLYKLNPSLPSPLSLSKRSRSLDTDSLESELTDLYLSKVTPTSKSTPQSPDVPPHEWDGRKGPACHWLGKRTGPLASSETPEVVRDLRRSGQQLVQYREEPVSLEKRNAAFNSFCPSVSDLDKLHSHQTGDLSLLCKSNSVKQTAQHQSTSKRNLEPVIKSKMPHNSRKLVRPSHLPLENDDCVLQTGPFSSSRENTNGKGACVSLNEKEGRGFL; encoded by the coding sequence ATGGACACGGTTGCCATGGAAACCGGCAGCAGTGCGGAGACAGCCGGAACAAAGGCTTTGTCTCCTGGCCATGGGGAAGTTGCCAGAGGGATCCAGACCCGGGGAGCAGCTGTTCTCACACCGTACGACTGTGCTGATGCCACTGACACCGAGCAGTCTTCCGGGAAGCTGAGGAAAACGGCATTTAAGCTGTTTGGAGGAAGGAAGGGCATTTGCACACTACCGAGCTTTTTCACTGTTAAGAACAAAGGACAAGTCAAGGGATTCTCCAAAAAGGGAGTCGCTAAAAGCAAAACTCTCAATGGCATAAGTGAGGTGGCTCTGGACGTTAACCAAAAAGAAGGGCTCGCTACCGCGTGGAGTGGATGCAATGATTCGTCCAGCTGGAGCTCTGTGGCCTCGAGAACCTTGCGCGGCTCAAAAAGTGAGCACTGTGCACTTGATAACCACGTCCACTGCGATTTCCGCAAAAGTGAATCCCTAGAGTCGGAGAACCCCGAATGCTTTGCTCCCAAACGAAGCGCTGACAAGCCCCTGGCTGAGCGGAGGTCAAAGAGGGGCCTGAGGGGTCTCTTTAATAGCATCAGGCGTCACAGAAAGAACAAAGCTGTTGATTCGGCTAAAGGAGATCCACAGGGCAGTAACCATGCTGCTGCCGCTGGTGTTTTACAACATTCGGAACAAACGACGGCACACCGGGGAGTGGGGGTCGAATATAAAAAGGGTTTGGTGGAGCTGAACCTCAAGCCTTCATGTAAAATGAACTGTACAGGAACGGGTGACTCTGCGGATAAAGCTGAAACCCCAAACAGTACGCGTCCTTCCTCTGAATCATGTGCTTTCAAAGTCGATAAACCCTCCAGAAATAAGAGGAGTGAGTTTGAGACATCGGGTACAGAGGTAAGGAAAATCAATGTAGGCGAAAGTAAGGCATTAAATAGGAAGCCTGGTGGTGCTATTTCTAATCTGAACTCCAGCTTTGGTAGCATGCCTGATATTGTCAAACCAACTTGCATAGATCGTGACCCACCATCTGTGCATTCTTTTGATCAGGCCAGCTTGATTTTTGGTGATGTGACTTCACTGAAGAGCTTTGATTCCCTGACGGGCTGCGGGGATATTATTGCCGACCACGACGACGATAGTATTGCTGAAAGCACGGTGTCGGGAGAGAGGAGTAGAACAGCGGGGAAGCGGAGCTCTTGTTTGGTCACTTATCAGGGCGGCGGGGAGGAGATGGCAACTCCAGATGAGGTGGAGGATGAGTATCTTAAAGTGCTGTGGGAGAAGGCGACGGGGACGGGTGCCGTGTTTGACAGCAGCCAGAATATAGCGGAGGATGGCGGTGAGTGCTTGCGGTCGCCCAGTGACGCAGAGCATTCGGCCCTGCATATTAACTTGTCGGATCCTTGTTTGCTGCGTGGTATCACCGACAGTGCAATCAACAGCAGTGAACTGGTGACGCCACAGAGCGACCATCAGGAATCGGCGCCGAACAGTGATGAAGGTTATTACGACTCCACCACCCCAGGGCATGATGAGGAAGGAGGAGACAGTATCAGCGAAAGCAAAAATAACCGACTTCCAAGGGACAGCTACAGTGGCGACGCCTTGTACGAACTCTTTGAGCAGAATGATAGTCTTATAAACTCCCCTCCGAGTGATGAACATTCTTTGGAAACAAAGCCACCTTCTTTGGGTGCCTCACTTACGTCCATTTTAAGTTTTTCTTTACCGGTGGATACAAATGTTCCTTGTATTCCAAGCAAGCAAAGCATCGTGATTCCTTCAGACCAagagaaatttaattttattcaGGAAGATGAAATCAAAGTAGCTCACCTACAGCAGCAACTAACATGTTGGGAGTCGAATGAGAAAATGATGTTCGTAAAAGACCCATCCATTAGAGAAATGGAAACATTCTCGGGTGATCTACTTGAGACTGGATTTAGTAAAATGGGCACAGATGCTGTTGGCTTCATTGCCAAAAATCAGCAAACTGCTGTAAACACAGAACCAATTATTTCAAGTAACGTGACCAAAAATGGGAAGATGAAAGTTGAGTACCTGTCTGAGGCAGCTGATGGGCGGAACTGGGCAAAACTCCAAAGAGTCTGTCCAAAGGAAAATGATAATAAATACCTGATCTGTAAGCGGAACATGTGTGAGAACTACAGCATATCAAAACTTCACAATATATCGGGAGCAGGCTCTACACAAGAATACAGCAATGAAAACTGTGGTAAGTGGGGTCAAGAAGTGAAAAATTGTGAGGATCAAAATATGAAGAAAATAGTCCAGAACAATGGAATGGTTGATGGTTTAAGTGAAAGTTCCTCCGACTATCGAGGGATGGGAATGGCTGAAGAGAACTTTGAACAAGCTATCAACTACTCACAGGCTTTAGTTGAATTCACAGCCAACAGAAAACTTTATCCcaatctttctgaaagccttgAGAATTCGGACTCGGGTTCTCCGCTCACAGAGGATATCCATGCTCTGCCAGCTATGGTAACGTTTGACGTCGTTGATGTTGAGAACGAGGAAGAATGCGACCAGCAGAGTGAAATGGTGACGGACGAAGAGATCTCTGCATCTTACGAGGCCTTTGATAACAGTTACTTGGAGAAAGATCCCTATCACCACTGCGATGACAGAATGTTTCAGAGCTGTGCCCAGAATTCTTCGCTTGGCATTTGTTGGGGAGCTGCCAGTCTTCCGAGGCACGGTAGCCTTTACAAACTGAATCCTTCGTTGCCTTCTCCGTTATCACTTAGCAAAAGGAGCAGGTCCCTTGACACCGACAGCTTGGAATCTGAACTCACTGATTTGTATCTGTCAAAGGTCACGCCAACATCAAAGAGCACCCCGCAGTCTCCCGATGTTCCTCCCCATGAATGGGATGGCAGGAAAGGACCCGCTTGTCACTGGCTTGGCAAAAGAACTGGTCCGCTGGCTTCCTCGGAAACCCCAGAGGTTGTACGTGACTTGCGACGGTCGGGACAGCAGCTGGTCCAATACAGGGAGGAACCCGTGTCTTTGGAGAAGAGAAACGCAGCATTTAATTCTTTCTGCCCCTCAGTGTCAGACTTGGATAAGCTGCACTCTCATCAGACCGGAGATTTGAGTTTACTGTGTAAATCTAATTCAGTTAAACAGACAGCTCAACACCAGTCTACTAGTAAAAGGAATCTGGAACCTGTCATTAAGAGTAAAATGCCTCACAATTCAAGAAAATTGGTCAGGCCCTCTCACCTTCCATTGGAAAATGACGATTGTGTGTTGCAGACTGGTCCTTTTAGTTCTTCAAGGGAAAATACTAATGGCAAAGGGGCATGTGTTTCCTTAAATGAAAAGGAGGGAAGAGGATTTCTGTAA